CAAGGTAAGACCCGGAGTGGCGCTTAGGACTCTGAGTCCCGCCGGGCTCCGCGCTGTCGGGCTTTGAGTCGCGTTTCTTTGTGGTGTTACTCACCGGCGTTGGGATCTGAGACGGTCGGGCTGAGGTGCCGTCTGCGCTGCTTTTCCTTGGGCTCGGGTTGTAATTAAAAGGGCTCACCCTGGCCGCGACAGTCCCACTTGGTGAACTGTGCTTGCTTGAGCTGCTAGAACTAAACGGGGTACGCTCAGCTATAGAACTTTCATTAGTCTCGGATGCAGGGACAGGGTTATTACTTTGTCCCGGCTTTGCCTCAGTTCCTTTTTGGTCTGGGGGATCTACCTGAATAAAGGAATTCAGGCGGTTTTCCAGACCCATGGTGCGTATGGGGGCGCTACCATTGCTCACATTTTGTTTTCCCTGATTATCTTTTGAATCTTTAGGGTTCGGGTTTCCCTTTTCTGAAACAGTGTCAATCACGGGGGGAGTATTTCCTGTTGGAGATCTTCCAGATCTAGGGTTGTTAATGGGGCAATCCTCAATTCTTACCCAAACATCCTCTGTTTTAGAAACAGCAGGTGCCATTTGATAAATCAGAGTCTTTGATTCAGCACCATTTGTAGCACCTGAAGAAGTGGTCTGAGAAGTACTACTTGTGGGagaaatttcactttcttttatttttctccatgttCCTTTTGTGGAtacctggttttctttagtttGTTTGCTTCCTGAAATAGAGTTCACATGTTTCTCGTCctcactttttgccttttcactaGATTCTGATGAAGCAGAAAGAATTGAGGATGAACTTCCAGTTCTTCTCCAAGTGCTTACTCGAGGAAGTGATGACGAGTGTTTGCTGTGCTCACGTTTCCAGGTCCCTGACCTATTGATGGGAAGTCTGGAAGGACTTTCGGAATGAGAGCGTGCTATATCATGGCGCTTTACTGGTCTTCCATCATTATACTCTATGGTGGGACTGAGGTTAGGTGGGAGTTTTCGCCATCCACCAGACTGAACAGACGAATGTGTAGATAGAGACATATCAGGAAGGGAAGGACTTAAAACTGGAGTATGTGCCTGGGACCGTGTTGGAGAATCGGGTCTAGAAGACGGAGAAAGAGATTCAAATGAAGCAGATTCCTCCAGTTTTCTCCTTAGGGTTGGGCTTGGAGCTTCTTTGATGAAAGTTGATTGGCGTACTAATACAGGTCTCTCTGACCTATCGGATTCACTTCCACTTGACTTTGTTGAAGACATTCTAGAAAGTTCTACTTTTTTATTGGATCCATTACTATTACTCATTTGATTTAGCCCTTTGGAGGCAGATTCACTTCTTGGGATACCACTGCCATTCTTGGATAAGCCCGTTTGTTTGGTGAGGTTCTGCTGGCTCATCTGTCTGCCAGGAGATGTGTAAGACATTTTCCCAGAACCTGAGGACTTAGTTGAAGCAGTACTAGGGGATGACGTCCTTGGTAGTTGAGATAATTTGTTAGGGGGACTTATTCCATTTCTACCAGGAGAGATTGAGTTTCGCCCTGGAGACTGCATTGGTCTACTTAATGGTTGCTGGGCAGGTCTTGAAGGAGTGGAATCTCTAGATCCTGATCTAGAAGGTCCTTTGTTTGATCCCGCTGTCTGGGATGCCTGCCTTGTAACAGGGCTTAATTCTGACTTCACTGATGGCTTGGTTCCTCTGGGAGAAGTGGTAGCCGCCTGACCTTCGCTAGGGCTTTTGGAGGCTGGAGTCTTGAGGGGTGGGCCTTTTTTAGAAACTGGGCTTGTACTTGAAGAGCTATTCCGAACTCCTGGAATATGAATCATTGTCCTACCTCGAGAGATTGCAGGCATGTTTGTTTGAAGGGGTTGTTTCATTTGGCTCGAAATTTCCGAATTAGACCGAACTTTCCCAGTAATCAAACTTTTATAAACCTTTTTGCctccttttattcctttattttcagATTCTAGTTTTTTAGTTTCCAATGTACTTTTCTCCCCAGGTTTTAGAATTCGTGGGCCTTTATTACTCGTAAAGGGTTTTTCTTCTTGATCAGGTGTAAGATGAAATGGTGATCCCAGAGAGATGCCCGATTTCAGTGAAAGGATGGAATCTGAATCAGACGAAGCTTGTCGAGATAAACATGCGGCAGCAGCAGCTTGATGTAAACTACTTACTATGGAATTTGCACCTTCCTGAATAGCTTTCCAATCAAAATTTTCTGAATCTGGGGATAAACCATGTTCTGAATCTGGTCTCTGTATATCTTTCAAATCGAGTGTCAAATCTTCTGCTAATATGCCACCCATATTTCTGGGACTATGCTTTTCATTATCAGCCTTGAGCCTtgaaggctttttcttttttggcattgCAGAACTTATGCATTCCTGCAGCAGGTCATCTTCAGAATCAATACTAAGAGAACTGAGAGAACTGTTTCTTGAGAAACAGACAGGGGTATCTTCAACGTGAAATGATTTAGGAGCATAACCTGATGCCTGGGGTTTACTTGCTTCTCCCTGTGAGTCAGGGGGCTCTGTCTCTTTGATAGGTTCattttccttgttgttgttgttttcctgatCAATGTCACTAAGAGAGCTTAGAGAGGAATTTCGAGAAAAGCAAACTGGAGTATTTTCAATAGCAAAATTCTGTAATTTCTCATCTGTTGCTGCCCCTCTGTCTGGTATATCTTTGGAGGACTGGGGAAAAGTGGACTGCTTCTGCAGCACGGATTTAGACTGACCTCTATTTATTGGCTGCTTTGTAACAGCTGGTGTCTTATTAGCTGATTGTTGGTTTGAGGTTAGTTCTGTGTGGTTGGTCACTTTAGCTTCtgattctttattttccttcccctttcttaATTCAGCCTTTTCCCTGGAAAggtcaacatcatcatcatcaaaatcTAGAGAACTCAAAGAGTCATTtcgtgaaaaacagtatggagtgcCTTCAATGGGTGTGTAATGATGAGGTGAATCAAAAGTAAAACTTCCTCTGACTCTGTCTTCATTATTTGGCAGTTTATCATTGAAGTCCTTGGAATTATTTTTCAAGTGCTGTTTCTttgaatctttgttttctgagaaatttctttcagcatttaaattattttttgagtcTGTATTTTTTCTTACACGTGTCCTGTATTCAGTATTTTGTGGTATAGGTTTTACTGGTGAAGTAGGTTTCTTTGTCTTACCATCTAATTGATTTTTGTTAGTTCCAGATGAAGACATAGATGCTTGTTGGACCTGGTCCATAATCTTTTTCACACGGAAAGGCTTGTGACTTTTTCCTTTGGGCATAGCAGAATTAATGCATTCTGCAAGAATATCACCTTCTTCTGTTTTATTGTCATCTAGTTCAGGTACAGTGACAGATGAGGCTTTCCCTCTTTGAGCCTCATCTGTACTTCTGCCTTCAGTAGGAATGGTATCTCGTTTTTCAAATTCACTTGATTGTGCCCCTGCTCTaaccccttctccagcagctaACTCATTTGGAGGGGATTCTATCGTTAGATCACTCAGAGATGTAGCTGTGGAAAAGTTTATAGGTGTCCCTTCTACACAATACACCCGTGGCATATCATCTCCTGGTGTAAAACTAACATGCTTTTGTGCCTGTAACCTGTTTTGTGACGGCAGAAGTTTGTATACAGGCAGCTGACTTGGTTTCCTTGCCACAGGTGGAGGTAATTTCGAAGTAGTCTGGGCTGGTTTTTTGGCTTTGCGTGAAGATTTTGTTGGCATGGCAGAAATTATACACTCTTCTAGTATTTCAATATCATCATCATCTGACTCatctaaaatatctttttcagAGTCAGTGggtttttctgcctctttttcctGGTTTTCATTTGATTCTTCAGGCTGCTCACTTTCTGTTTCATTCCCGTTGTCATTTTCCTGAACTGGAGGCATTATTCTTAGTTCCACATCTTTCTGAATAAATGGCTCATCAAGGCTCAGAGCACTCAGGCTAGATGAACAAGAAAAACCATCAGGAGTACTCTCTGTGGCAAAATGTAACAAAGTATCAGCATCTGGAAGAACCTGGACCCTCTGTACTGCAGCATTTACGGCAGCTTGCTTAGGtccactttctctcttttcagCACTAGGTGCTTTAGTTTTAGGTACTTCTTGCTTTGTCTGAACTGtctgaggaggagggggaggaggaggaggggtttTACTTCTGCTTGGTGGCATGGTTTGTCCAGGGCTATCTGGGAGGTCACTGGGGCTTATAATGCCACTCACCATTCCACTGCAGGGTTCACTCTGAACGGAGCTGGCAATTGAGCGACTCTCAAAACTATCGAGTGAACTGACTGAAGTACATCTGCTAAACATGAGTGGGGTCTCCTGAACGTAGTGCTCTGGTGGACTTTTGGGTGTCTGAGCACCACTCTTGGAAGGAGATTTGGCCCCTGAAGAAAATTCAACAGCTTTGTGCCTAGCTGACTCTGAAGACAGACCAGAAGCCTGGAGTCTGCTGGATTTGGTTCTAACGTGCTGTGACACTGCTGGAACTTTACTCACAGAATCTTCATTTGGCCTAGGTCCGCTGTTGTCCTTGATTTCGGCTATTTGCAGAGAGTTAGCGGGATCTGCTTCCTGTGTGGTCTGGTCACACCCTATTTCATCTTCAGCAGATGACAAAGATGATAATGAACTGCATCTCGAAAAACATATTGGGGTATCTTCTACACAGTAAGTCTGTATTGTTTCTTGGTTGATAGAGGGAACTTTGCAAGAGGAAGAGGTGGCTTTTGGGGTCTGACTACTTCTGCTTTGTGCTGAGCTTGGATGCAGCTGATTCTGCCTTTTGGCATTAGATGAAGGTGTGGAAGTATTCTCGCTGCTTGAAGAGATGTGTTCAGTTTTTGTGCTCTGTCCAGATGAATTCTTTGAGAATGAAAATGCCGGTTTCTGTGAAGAAGGAATGTCTGTGGTGTATTTTAAACTATAATCAATGGGCTGATCCACGTGATGTTTTTCTTCACTGTATTTTATGCTATAATTGGTTggtctctcttcttcctcatgCTGCCCTTCCTCAGAGTAACGTTCACTGTAGTTGGTTGGTTTATCATCTTCATAGTCATCTTCTTGACACAAAGACTGGTTCACATTTTGACTAATTCCATGATTAGAGCCTACTCGATTTGGTTCAGATCCATTGGCTGCTCTTGACCTGTACGGGGAAACACATTCTTGCTGCCCAAAGTGTGGTTGGAACTTGAGATGTTTATCATCAGTGCTCTCAGGATATACAGGATAAGCTGTGCTTTGACTCCTTGATTGTCTCTGCTCATTCggttttatttcatcttctagTATATGTTTGGGTCTTGCCCATCTTTCATTCTGTGAAGGGCTCTGCCTCCCAGAGTTCAACTGTTCATCGGAATATTTAAGACTATAATTTATTGGTGTATCTAGTTCTCCATCATTATCATCCATATGATTTGCACTATGTATTTTATGGGCTAGGTCAGCTGGATACTGACCATAGCTGCAGAATTTACTTTCATCATCTTCAGAATAGGATTCAATTGAAGGTTTCATCTGACCTCTTTTACCATAACCATCACTACTGCTGACACTATTTAAACTATCATTTGAAGACCTCTTATATTCTACTTTGGCATATGGTATTGGACATgttctgtttgagttttctgactTGGTAAAGCTGTAAGTGTTGGCATGTGTGTGGGCGGTAGAGCTTCTTCTCAGTGCATTCCTCTCATCTGTCCCACAGTGTAGTTCTGTGGTCGACCCAGAACTCCTGTCTTCCTGGGAGGTGTGAATGGCTGATACTTCTTCCATGACTTTGGCAATCTGGGCTGCAGTGGTAGAAATCTGCAAACCTCGTTTTGAAGAGGTTCCTGGATTTTCTGTTGCTGGGTGGTAGTTGCCTAGGCTAATACCTCGTTCTCTCTCCAAACTTCTATCTTTCTCAGAACGAGAGCTATCTAAACTTCCTCTTGATGAAGAAGAGCTGGGCAATACTGTAGTATTTAAATACGGTGACAGGACAGTCATGTTTCCAGTATTAAAATTGTCTGACCTGTTATCATCATGTCGGTTGCTGTCAAAAACATAGTCACCATAAAGATTTTGCTTGTGTCTCTGCTTGCTACGATGAGATGCCTTGGGACTTAAATTGTCAATATTGTCAAAAGTTTCTGATAAATGCTGAGCATCTAATTCGGCTTCCAGGGCCTTTTGTTTCCTGACATGAAGAGAAGGCAGACTTGAACCAGGAGACATGATATTGGCATCTTTATACTTTGCaggtctatttgccatgagattCCTTAAAGCTGCAGCACTTCCCATAGCAATCATCTTGTGCTTTGAATGAATGAGGTTCTTGAGCATGCTGACTGCTCCCATGTCCCACAATGCTTCCTGGTCTTTAGGGTTTCTTGCTGAGAGATTCCACAAGGTTCCGCACGCATTACTAACTATTGTCAAACTGTGAGATTTCAAGTGTTGTAATAAGGTCTGTAAGCAATTATTCTCTCTTAGGATTtgcctgaaataaaaataagatattacAAAAGTAAGGTAAAAATCTGTTTGCAGtgacaaataaaaggaaagagaacaaaTTTAAGTCTAAAGATAACTGCTAAAACTTGTAACAACAGGCATAATAAAACTACAccaaattatattataaatttcaaGCACTGCCCATCTCCTTTTGTTCTACCTTAGTTCATttaatgtttattgttttatagTACTCATCTGTCAgactaaaagataaaaatgttcagTTTCATCAATTCTGCATTTCCTATTCTGACCTAACAGCTTTAAAACTTTTTGAAGCAAATATATATCTACTTTACATAGTGACAGAGTTTCTCAGTTTACTGAGTATAAATATATTATGGAATCTTAGCTGAACAGGGAGTCTGGTAATTTAACATCTGGGTGGGTTCCACAATGTTGACAACAGAGACATCTCAGAAGAGGTAGAGAGAAGAATTAACTGATAGATCTTTACAAAGTCAGGGAGCACACTGTAAGCTCAGGTCAGCAAAATGACTTTTAGATAATCTCTCTCTGGTTTGAATTTGTAATACTGATATTCCCCCTTGTAAGTGGTTTTGGGCAAATGGTGTGTGtagtttttctaaaaataaagtgaaagttttaaaaacatttaaaaacaagagtTGAGAGTCAGCATAATGAATATTAGGATCTGAAGAGCTATGGCTTATTTAATGCATGGTAGAATGAAGTTTAATGAGAGCATAGTCAGCTCTAGTGGGCTTTAAAACTGATAGGCAAAAAGGTACAATAAGCTTTAGCATGGCAGCGCTCTCTCTGCAGTCCAGCAGACACCTGAGTGCTTACTAAGTTTAAGAGTTCTTCCATGAGAAGAGGATAGGGCTGTAAGGCTTGTAGTTTGTGCATCaaaaacttacagaaaagatGTTTACACTGTTTACAAAGCCCTTTTACTACAAGTACcccatagtcttttttttttttttaatgagagaagAACAATacaggataaaataaataaatacactgtgAAAGATACTATATTTTTGCTGAGATAAGGCAAAGCTCAAGTTCTGAAAATGTATGCCTTGCATGTGAGGTGCTCTGTTAGGTTTCACAGTTACAATAAATTGGACGAACGGCTGCTGGCTGAAAAACATTTTGATTACTGATATTATGGCTCCACAAGAAAAATGTGAATCATTGTACTTTCTGGATCATGACCATAAGTTTTTTTTATAACCTCATATTTCCTTAATCCACACTACATATAGGAAAGGATTTTGTTCTCTGTAATATTTAtggctttcattttttattctacACATGGGTTATATCTCTCAAGTATCACTGGTTTATTTTTAGACATCTTTGTGATACTATGAACTTTTATTAGCATAAATGTTAATGAATAAATCAGGTATTAATAGTTATAGTTTCATTGTCATAAATGTAATTTGGCTCAGAACTTGCATAATTACACAAAACACTGCTCAGTTAAGTCTTTCTGAAGATGAATCTTACAAATTCATTTAAAAGTAACATAAAACTGTATTTACCTGTGGTCCTCATTTGTAGCTATCAAGCTGGATACATTCCGTAATATCCCACCTCCACTTTCAATAATGGCTAAAGTATTTGTCTGGCTGCGATAAGTGAGAGTGCCAACCAGAAAGGCAAGCGCACCACCTACAGCACATATGTCAGCTTTATTCTCAGTGCAGTGTGCTGACAGATTCCATAAGGCACTCAGTACGCTTTTGAGGGTTGATTCCTatcaagaaacagaatatatGTCATCTAGTTAAGAGCTGTAACTATAACTCTTAGAACTTCTATGCTTACTTCTATAGAGAaagctctcttttttttaaacatccccTGGTAAAGCACTAGGAACGCCTCACTTAAAAAAACTTTCATAAAATACCAAACAGAACTTAAGACAGTGATATCCCCATGAAACAAGCAGAACACAATATTAAAACAATGACCATCACATTCATCTAAACAATGAACGTGAAATGTTTAGATGGTACACACTTATCTCAAGGAAGTTCatattagaaaatgaaacaactgatctGCATTCTGAAAAGATAACATTTTCAGGATACTATAAACTAGAAAAAACCCTCTCTATgctgatttgaaaagatattcagACCTATCATTAAATGAAAAGAGCACGTTGCAGAGATGTATGTACAATATTGTTTGTATAAAAACACACATCCATATTTATGTGTGGTTGATGCAAAAGTAACAATTTATTAAAatggaagaatactggaaatacTCCAATTTCTTAAAATCCTCAAAGAAACAAAGTCATTATAAAAAGGAGAACTCCCTGATGTACAGTATCACAGTAAACTGTCAATTTATAACTGCCAGAGAAGACACTTTGAGTATACAATTAAGGATGTTTGGTTAAAACTTGCCATGCTCCTGACATCACTCTTCTTACTAAAAATCAATCAGGGAACAGACGAACATTCATTAGAAACCTACTCTGTGCCTATCACAGTTACAGGTACTCTAGATGATACAAACAGAGCAACTGACACTTGCTTTGAAGGTACTGtttactttgggggaaaaaagtaacaCTATACTTAAAATCAAGGGCTCTAATGAAAAGATTACTGCCATGGAAACTtaagtcaaataaatgaaataatttttgggGGAGAGCAGCTCTGCAGATAAAAAGACATGTACCTTCAGAGGAGGCAGGGGAAGTAGAATGAGTAAAGGCATGGAAGTGGGAATAAGCAAGGGAAGAGTAAATAAcagaaagaagacacagaagaagtCAAATCCACGTTGGGACAGTATGGGAAGTAAGGTCAGACAGGGAAAAGACGGCCCTGAATGTCATGGCAAACATTTTGGGCTCAGCCCAATCAAGAACCATTGTATTCTCTTCTTCAggatattaaatgaataaaatagatacTATTTACCATGAGGCAGAGAAGAAATGCATTCACCACTGAAGATGTGAAAAGGACAATAGCTCAATGTTAATTATAATGTGATTGAGGAAATGGGACAAAGTATCTTGAGATCAGAAAAAATGGCAACAGTTTAGAGGAGTGAGCTAAACTTACAACTGACCTAGAGATGAGAGTTTAAGGTAGGAAAACAGAAGTTGCTCTCTTTGGGACTACATGTAGGGGCCAAGGGTTTTGTTTCAAAGGAGCTTTATAGTTAGAGGAGACAAGATGAAACAATTAGATGTTGGAAGTATAGGTGGTAAAAACAAAGGGAGGAGATTCAGTAAGGTATGCGATCAAAAGGTATCAAATACAGGTACAGGTAGAAAAGTGATGCCCTAGTTAAGCTATAAATCTAGATTTTTGTTGGCAGCAAATTTACAAAGGACTGAGGAAGATGTGGCCAGttaagaaatgaaggaaatgacTACTAGACTGCTTGTTCAGGGCTTTGGTTGTTACAGGAGACTCTCTGAAGAAGTTGGAAGtagcaatgaaaatgaacatttttgtttttattttcaaaacatcgGGCTTCTTACAGATAAGTGACACATTAAAAAAGCCTCCTTCTCTACAAGCAGTAGAGAAAGTATGTAGGGCCAGAGTAACGGACGAGCAGTTCTGAGTAAACAGCAATGCCCAGAGCACAGGGCGCaggtggaggaagaggaagcGCCAGTGCATGGGGTGAAAAGGACGCAGGACCTGGGGAATATGGAAGGTAGCTTTGGTTCTTGTGGCTGTGAGGAGTAAATAAAGTTGAGAATGAAGAGATGAcaagttaaaaagagaaagaatgttcATATTGGCTGTTGCACTGAATgtagaaaaagatggaaaaaataaaatctaataccATTAACCAGAGCAAGACCAAGTCAGAACTGGATATTATAACTTTCTGATGGGCTAGTTTTTCCAAGATTgggcttacattaaaaaaaaaaaatttttttttaaaattagttttgtttagttgctcagtcgtgtccgactctttgcaatcccatggattgtacactatcaggctcctccatccacaggattttccaggcaagagtactggagtgggttgccatttccttctccagaggatcttcctgacccagggatcgaacccgggtctcccacatcgtagacagacactttactgtctgagccactagggaagtccaaatttaattttttaaattaatttattttaattggaggctaattactttacactattgtagtggtttctgccatacattgacatgaatcagccatgggtgtacatgcgttccccatcctgaacccccctcagacctccctccccatcccatccctcagggtcaccccagtgcaccagccctgagcaccctgtctcatgcatcgagcctggactggcaatctgtttcacagatgataatatacatgtttcaatgctattctctcaaatcatcccaccctcgccttctcccacagattccaaaagtctgttcttcacatgtgtctctttggctgtctcgcatatagggtcatcgttaccatctttctaaattccatatatatgagttaacatactgtattggtgtttttctttctgacttacttcactctgtataataggctccagtttcatccacctcattagaactgattcaaatgcattctttttaatagctgagtaatattccactgtgtgtatgtaccacagctttcttatccattcgtctcccaatggacatctaggttgcttccatgtcctggttattataaacagtgctgtgatgaacattggggtacaagtgtctctttcaattctggtttccccGGTGTGGGcttacattaaaaatttatagatgaatttttcttaaaaaactggaaatagaactgccatatgacccagcaataccacttctgggcatacacactgaggaaaccagatctgaaagagacacatgcaccccaatgttcattgcagcactgtttataatagccaggacatggaagcaacctagatgcccatcagcagacaaatggataaggaagctgtggtacatacaccatggaatattactcagccgttaaaaagaattcatttgaatcagttctaatgagatggatgaaactggagcccattatacagaaatgaagtaagccagaaagataaagaacattacagcatactaacacatatatatggaatttagaaagatggtaatgataaccctatatgcaaaaacagaaaaagagacacagatgtatagaacagacttttggactctgtgggagaaggcgagggtgggatgtttcgagagaacagcgtgtatactatctatggtgaaacagatcaccagcccaggttggatgcatgagacaagtgctcgggcctggtgcactgggaagacccagaggaatcgggtggagagggaggtgggaggggggatcgggatggggaatacatgtaactccatggctgattcatgtcaatgtatgacaaaacccactgcaatgttgtgaagtaattagcctccaactaataaaaagaaaaaaaaaatttat
The Cervus canadensis isolate Bull #8, Minnesota chromosome 6, ASM1932006v1, whole genome shotgun sequence genome window above contains:
- the APC gene encoding adenomatous polyposis coli protein isoform X1, translating into MYTPVCSSAVAALPTSVPPCAVGSRSSGGGRGCVRQERKRPGCVRASVRGASVWQEVLKQLQGSIEDEAMASSGQIDLLERLKELNLDSSNFPGVKLRSKMSLRSYGSREGSVSSRSGECSPVPMGSFPRRGFVNGSRENTGYLEELEKERSLLLADLDKEEKEKDWYYAQLQNLTKRIDSLPLTENFSLQTDMTRRQLEYEARQIRVAMEEQLGTCQDMEKRAQRRITRIQQIEKDILRIRQLLQSQATEAERSSQSKHEPGSHEAERQNEGQGVAEINMATSGSGQGSTTRIDHETASVLSSSSTHSAPRRLTSHLGTKVEMVYSLLSMLGTHDKDDMSRTLLAMSSSQDSCISMRQSGCLPLLIQLLHGNDKDSVLLGNSRGSKEARARASAALHNIIHSQPDDKRGRREIRVLHLLEQIRAYCETCWEWQEAHEQGMDQDKNPMPAPVEHQICPAVCVLMKLSFDEEHRHAMNELGRKATRGISSQELGQGLSGGLQAIAELLQVDCEMYGLTNDHYSITLRRYAGMALTNLTFGDVANKATLCSMKGCMRALVAQLKSESEDLQQVIASVLRNLSWRADVNSKKTLREVGSVKALMECALEVKKESTLKSVLSALWNLSAHCTENKADICAVGGALAFLVGTLTYRSQTNTLAIIESGGGILRNVSSLIATNEDHRQILRENNCLQTLLQHLKSHSLTIVSNACGTLWNLSARNPKDQEALWDMGAVSMLKNLIHSKHKMIAMGSAAALRNLMANRPAKYKDANIMSPGSSLPSLHVRKQKALEAELDAQHLSETFDNIDNLSPKASHRSKQRHKQNLYGDYVFDSNRHDDNRSDNFNTGNMTVLSPYLNTTVLPSSSSSRGSLDSSRSEKDRSLERERGISLGNYHPATENPGTSSKRGLQISTTAAQIAKVMEEVSAIHTSQEDRSSGSTTELHCGTDERNALRRSSTAHTHANTYSFTKSENSNRTCPIPYAKVEYKRSSNDSLNSVSSSDGYGKRGQMKPSIESYSEDDESKFCSYGQYPADLAHKIHSANHMDDNDGELDTPINYSLKYSDEQLNSGRQSPSQNERWARPKHILEDEIKPNEQRQSRSQSTAYPVYPESTDDKHLKFQPHFGQQECVSPYRSRAANGSEPNRVGSNHGISQNVNQSLCQEDDYEDDKPTNYSERYSEEGQHEEEERPTNYSIKYSEEKHHVDQPIDYSLKYTTDIPSSQKPAFSFSKNSSGQSTKTEHISSSSENTSTPSSNAKRQNQLHPSSAQSRSSQTPKATSSSCKVPSINQETIQTYCVEDTPICFSRCSSLSSLSSAEDEIGCDQTTQEADPANSLQIAEIKDNSGPRPNEDSVSKVPAVSQHVRTKSSRLQASGLSSESARHKAVEFSSGAKSPSKSGAQTPKSPPEHYVQETPLMFSRCTSVSSLDSFESRSIASSVQSEPCSGMVSGIISPSDLPDSPGQTMPPSRSKTPPPPPPPPQTVQTKQEVPKTKAPSAEKRESGPKQAAVNAAVQRVQVLPDADTLLHFATESTPDGFSCSSSLSALSLDEPFIQKDVELRIMPPVQENDNGNETESEQPEESNENQEKEAEKPTDSEKDILDESDDDDIEILEECIISAMPTKSSRKAKKPAQTTSKLPPPVARKPSQLPVYKLLPSQNRLQAQKHVSFTPGDDMPRVYCVEGTPINFSTATSLSDLTIESPPNELAAGEGVRAGAQSSEFEKRDTIPTEGRSTDEAQRGKASSVTVPELDDNKTEEGDILAECINSAMPKGKSHKPFRVKKIMDQVQQASMSSSGTNKNQLDGKTKKPTSPVKPIPQNTEYRTRVRKNTDSKNNLNAERNFSENKDSKKQHLKNNSKDFNDKLPNNEDRVRGSFTFDSPHHYTPIEGTPYCFSRNDSLSSLDFDDDDVDLSREKAELRKGKENKESEAKVTNHTELTSNQQSANKTPAVTKQPINRGQSKSVLQKQSTFPQSSKDIPDRGAATDEKLQNFAIENTPVCFSRNSSLSSLSDIDQENNNNKENEPIKETEPPDSQGEASKPQASGYAPKSFHVEDTPVCFSRNSSLSSLSIDSEDDLLQECISSAMPKKKKPSRLKADNEKHSPRNMGGILAEDLTLDLKDIQRPDSEHGLSPDSENFDWKAIQEGANSIVSSLHQAAAAACLSRQASSDSDSILSLKSGISLGSPFHLTPDQEEKPFTSNKGPRILKPGEKSTLETKKLESENKGIKGGKKVYKSLITGKVRSNSEISSQMKQPLQTNMPAISRGRTMIHIPGVRNSSSSTSPVSKKGPPLKTPASKSPSEGQAATTSPRGTKPSVKSELSPVTRQASQTAGSNKGPSRSGSRDSTPSRPAQQPLSRPMQSPGRNSISPGRNGISPPNKLSQLPRTSSPSTASTKSSGSGKMSYTSPGRQMSQQNLTKQTGLSKNGSGIPRSESASKGLNQMSNSNGSNKKVELSRMSSTKSSGSESDRSERPVLVRQSTFIKEAPSPTLRRKLEESASFESLSPSSRPDSPTRSQAHTPVLSPSLPDMSLSTHSSVQSGGWRKLPPNLSPTIEYNDGRPVKRHDIARSHSESPSRLPINRSGTWKREHSKHSSSLPRVSTWRRTGSSSSILSASSESSEKAKSEDEKHVNSISGSKQTKENQVSTKGTWRKIKESEISPTSSTSQTTSSGATNGAESKTLIYQMAPAVSKTEDVWVRIEDCPINNPRSGRSPTGNTPPVIDTVSEKGNPNPKDSKDNQGKQNVSNGSAPIRTMGLENRLNSFIQVDPPDQKGTEAKPGQSNNPVPASETNESSIAERTPFSSSSSSKHSSPSGTVAARVSPFNYNPSPRKSSADGTSARPSQIPTPVSNTTKKRDSKPDSAEPGGTQSPKRHSGSYLVTSV